A genomic window from Prunus persica cultivar Lovell chromosome G2, Prunus_persica_NCBIv2, whole genome shotgun sequence includes:
- the LOC18785397 gene encoding AP2-like ethylene-responsive transcription factor TOE3: MLDLNVNITLTSDASFDYEKTKDMEVEELPQGSRTQMEDSGTSNSSVVNAEEAPTPSNAGEEDSTNNTTSSFVFDILKKDKDGLCNTTYYGGAKDQNPSLQFVTRSLFPVTGDGGGGNEAECGLGLSSASSTARPQWLNLSFAESGGQAQAELRIMQQKKPQPRKSRRGPRSRSSQYRGVTFYRRTGRWESHIWDCGKQVYLGGFDTAHSAARAYDRAAIKFRGVDADINFTLGDYEEDMKQLGHLNKEEFVHVLRRQSTGASRGNSKYRGVALPKCGGAGGRWEARMAQFPEKKVFEKEGIKYNTGREAAAVTNFVDPSIYEGEVVLDASIEGSGHNLDLSLGISQPSSGQKGNGNLGDFQFRYKERPMVNGSAASAAVGQTPHVLTMVAKHPALYSGMYPGFLQKYEEMDSDHNGAQAVSSPRYTNLAWQVHGNSHSVSPVQVFSIAASSGFPSSMASTAPPAANYFPPNLQGSASASYNVGPLPFPTPSTM; the protein is encoded by the exons ATGTTGGATCTTAATGTTAACATCACCCTCACCAGTGATGCCAGCTTTGATTATGAGAAGACAAAAGATATGGAGGTCGAGGAGCTTCCACAGGGCTCAAGGACCCAAATGGAAGACTCCGGGACCTCAAACTCCTCCGTTGTCAATGCCGAAGAAGCTCCGACTCCGAGCAATGCCGGCGAGGAAGATTCAACTAACAACACTACCTCATCTTTCGTCTTTGATATCTTGAAGAAAGACAAAGACGGTCTCTGCAACACTACCTATTACGGTGGGGCCAAAGACCAAAACCCATCTCTACAATTCGTGACAAGGTCGCTTTTTCCGGTGACCGGAGACGGCGGAGGAGGCAACGAGGCAGAGTGTGGGTTGGGATTGTCTTCGGCGTCGTCGACGGCAAGGCCTCAGTGGCTGAACTTGTCGTTTGCTGAGTCTGGTGGCCAAGCTCAGGCCGAGCTGAGAATTATGCAACAGAAAAAACCGCAGCCTCGGAAAAGCAGAAGGGGGCCTAGATCTCGGAGCTCTCAGTACCGCGGCGTCACGTTTTACCGGAGAACAGGGCGGTGGGAATCGCATATATG GGATTGTGGGAAGCAGGTATATTTAG GTGGATTTGATACTGCTCATTCTGCAGCTAG AGCATACGATCGGGCTGCAATCAAGTTTAGGGGAGTTGATGCTGATATCAATTTTACTTTAGGCGATTATGAGGAAGATATGAAACAG CTGGGGCATCTGAATAAAGAAGAATTTGTGCACGTGCTTCGTCGCCAAAGCACCGGAGCCTCACGTGGGAACTCAAAATATAGAGGTGTAGCTCTGCCCAAATGTGGTGGTGCTGGTGGTAGATGGGAAGCTAGGATGGCACAATTTCCTGAGAAAAA GGTCTTTGAGAAGGAGGGCATCAAATACAACACAGGAAGAGAAGCAGCAGCAGTTACCAACTTTGTTGACCCTAGCATCTATGAAGGGGAGGTGGTTTTAGATGCAAGCATTGAAG GCAGTGGCCATAACCTTGATCTCAGCCTTGGGATTTCTCAGCCTTCTTCTGGTCAAAAGGGCAATGGCAATCTGGGGGATTTTCAATTTCGTTACAAAGAGAGGCCAATG GTTAATGGCTCTGCTGCTTCTGCAGCTGTGGGGCAAACCCCTCATGTTCTAACAATGGTAGCCAAGCATCCTGCCTTATATTCTGGGATGTATCCAGGTTTCTTACAAAAATATGAG GAAATGGATTCAGATCACAACGGAGCCCAAGCTGTTTCTTCACCGAGATATACAAACTTGGCATGGCAAGTTCATGGAAACAGCCACAGTGTTAGCCCAGTGCAAGTGTTTTCTATTGCAGCATCATCAGGATTCCCATCTTCTATGGCTTCTACAGCTCCTCCAGCAGCTAATTATTTTCCACCAAACCTCCAAGGCAGTGCTTCTGCCTCCTACAACGTCGGCCCCCTTCCTTTTCCTACCCCATCCACCATGTAA
- the LOC18787405 gene encoding regulator of nonsense transcripts UPF2, with amino-acid sequence MDHHEEESRAGGEPHGKQDDEEAAARREEIKKSIEAKMALRQSNLNPERPDTGFLRTLDSSIKRNTAVIKKLKQINEEQREGLMDDLRGVNLSKFVSEAVTAICDAKLRSSDIQAAVQICSLLHQRYKDFSPSLLQGLLKIFFPGKSGDDLDVDKNLRAMKKRSTLKLLLELFFVGVIEDGGIFVNIIKDLTSGEHLKDRDTTQTNLTLLASFARQGRMFINLPLSGPEIHEEFFKGLNITTEHKKFFRKAFQTYYDAAAELLQSEHTSLRQMEHENSKILNAKGELSDENVSSYEKLRKSYEQLYRNVSSLAEALDMQPPVMPEDGHTTRVTSGEDASSPAAGKDSSVLEAIWDDEDTRAFYECLPDLRAFVPAVLLGEAEKSNDQSAKTQEQPTEPTLESDQSQQTAEDAGEASADVGALQEGKSIEKGKDKEEKDKEKIKDPDKEKGDRKGENEKEKLKSIEGTNLDALLQRLPGCVSRDLIDQLTVEFCYLNSKANRKKLVRAVFNVPRTSLELLPYYSRMVATLSTCMKDVSSMLLAMLEEEFNFLINKKDQMNIETKIRNIRFIGELCKFKIAPAGLVFSCLKACLDDFTHHNIDVACNLLETCGRFLYRSPETTVRMANMLEILMRLKNVKNLDPRHSTLVENAYYLCKPPERSARVTKVRPPLHQYIRKLLFSDLDKSTIEHVLRQLRKLPWGECEPYLLKCFMKVHKGKYGQIHLIASLTAGLSRYHDQFAVSVVDEVLEEIRLGLELNEYGMQQRRIAHMRFLGELYNYEHVDSSVIFETLYLILVFGHGIQEQDVLDPPEDCFRIRMVITLLETCGHYFDRGSSKRKLDRFLMHFQRYILSKGVLPLDVEFDIQDLFAELRPNMTRYSSIDEVNAALVELEEHDRTVSTDKANNEKHSDTEKPSRRTTSNKKSVNGTEENGVRHGDHGDSDSDSGSGTIDPDGHDEEELDEENHGDGSDSEEEDDDGGGPASDEDDEVHVRQKVAELDPQEEANFELDLKAVMQESMEQRRLELRGRPALNMTIPMNVFEGSIKDHHGRGVGGESGDEALDEVSGGSKEVQVKVLVKRGNKQQTKQMYIPRDCSLIQSTKQKEAAELEEKQDIKRLVLEYNDREEEELNGLGNQTLNYMQSGGNRVAGRGSNWEGTSGRGGGTRHRYHGYSGGGVYYSRKK; translated from the exons ATGGATCACCATGAGGAGGAATCCCGTGCTGGGGGTGAACCTCATGGGAAGCAAGATGATGAG GAAGCTGCTGCTCGGCGTGAGGAAATCAAGAAATCAATTGAGGCTAAGATGGCTCTTCGTCAAAGCAATTTGAACCCTGAGAGGCCTG ACACAGGATTTCTTAGGACACTGGATTCTAGCATTAAGCGCAACACAGCGGTTATTAAAAAACTGAAGCAGATTAATGAAGAGCAGCGGGAAGGGCTGATGGATGACTTGAGAGGTGTCAACCTAAGCAAATTTGTCAGTGAAGCTGTTACTGCTATTTGTGATGCCAAGCTTAGATCATCAGACATACAAGCAGCAGTTCAG ATCTGCTCTCTGCTTCATCAAAGATACAAAGACTTCTCCCCAAGCCTACTTCAAGGTCTTTTGAAAATCTTCTTTCCCGGAAAGTCTGGGGATGACTTAGACGTGGACAAGAACCTGAGGGCCATGAAGAAGCGAAGCACTTTGAAACTCCTTTTGgaacttttctttgttggagTCATAGAAGATGGTGGTATTTTTGTGAATATCATTAAGGATCTTACCAGTGGAGAACACTTAAAGGATCGGGATACTACTCAGACAAATTTGACTCTTCTTGCTAGTTTTGCTCGGCAGGGAAGAATGTTTATTAACCTTCCACTCTCTGGGCCAGAAATTCACGAAGAG TTTTTTAAGGGCCTTAATATCACAACAGAGCATAAGAAATTCTTCAGGAAGGCATTTCaaacatattatgatgctgCAGCAGAACTACTTCAATCCGAGCATACT TCACTTCGCCAAATGGAGCACGAAAATTCTAAAATCCTTAATGCTAAAGGAGAGCTCAGTGATGAAAATGTCTCTTCATATGAGAAACTGCGGAAATCTTATGAACAATTGTACCGCAATGTCTCATC TTTAGCAGAAGCACTTGATATGCAGCCTCCAGTAATGCCAGAGGATGGTCATACAACTAGGGTTACTAGTGGAGAGGATGCTTCATCTCCAGCTGCTGGAAAGGACTCTTCTGTACTTGAAGCCATATGGGATGATGAAGATACAAGGGCTTTCTACGAGTGCTTACCAGATCTTAG AGCGTTTGTTCCGGCGGTATTATTGGGAGAAGCGGAGAAGAGCAATGATCAATCTGCAAAGACTCAAGAACAACCAACT GAGCCCACACTTGAATCAGACCAAAGTCAACAGACTGCAGAAGATGCTGGAGAGGCATCTGCAGATGTTGGTGCTTTACAGGAGGGCAAAAGCATAGAGAAAGGGAAGGACAAGGAAGAAAAGGATAAGGAGAAGATTAAAGATCCGGACAAAGAGAAAGGCGATAGAAAAGGAGAGAACGAGAAAGAGAAACTTAAAAGCATCGAAGGGACAAATTTGGATGCTTTACTGCAGAGGCTTCCTGGTTGCGTGAGCCGTGATCTTATTGATCAGTTGACT GTAGagttttgttatttaaattcaaaagcaAATCGGAAAAAGCTTGTGAGGGCAGTGTTCAATGTCCCCAGGACATCATTGGAGCTACTACCTTACTATTCACGCATGGTTGCCACACTGTCAACTTGTATGAAGGATGTATCTTCCATGCTCCTTGCAATGCTGGAAGAAGAGTTCAActtcttaattaataaaaag GATCAAATGAACATTGAAACAAAGATTAGGAACATTAGATTTATTGGAGAACTCTGCAAGTTTAAAATCGCACCAGCTGGTCTTGTCTTTAGTTGTTTGAAG GCTTGTTTAGATGATTTCACTCATCATAACATTGATGTTGCTTGCAATCTTCTTGAGACTTGCGGGCGTTTTCTGTATCGGTCTCCTGAAACTACTGTGCGGATGGCTAACATGTTGGAAATATTAATGCGTTTGAAGAATGTAAAAAATTTAGATCCTCGGCACAGCACCCTTGTTGAAAATGCTTACTACCTGTGCAAACCGCCTGAGAGATCTGCACGAGTCACTAAAGTCCGTCCTCCATTGCATCAG TATATAAGAAAGTTGCTATTCTCAGATCTCGATAAGTCTACAATAGAGCATGTGCTCAGACAACTGCGTAAACTACCATGGGGTGAATGTGAGCCATATCTTTTAAAATGCTTTATGAAGGTTCACAAAGGGAAGTATGGCCAGATCCACTTGATTGCTTCGCTGACTGCTGGTCTGAGTCGCTACCATGATCAATTTGCTGTATCTGTTGTTGATGAG GTTTTAGAGGAGATCAGGCTTGGCCTAGAATTAAATGAGTATGGGATGCAGCAAAGACGGATTGCTCATATGCGATTCTTAGGAGAGCTATACAACTATGAGCATGTAGATTCTTCTGTTATTTTTGAGACTCTTTACTTGATTCTTGTCTTTGGCCATGGCATACAAGAG CAAGATGTACTGGATCCACCAGAAGATTGTTTCCGCATTAGGATGGTTATTACTCTTCTGGAGACCTGTGGCCACTACTTTGACCGAGGCTCTTCCAAGAGGAAGCTTGATCGATTCTTGATGCACTTCCAGAGATATATACTAAGCAAAGGAGTACTCCCACTGGATGTTGAATTTGACATACAG GACTTATTTGCAGAACTACGCCCCAACATGACCCGATACTCATCCATTGACGAAGTAAATGCAGCTCTAGTAGAACTTGAGGAGCATGATCGTACTGTCTCCACTGACAAGGCCAATAATGAGAAGCACTCCGACACTGAAAAGCCTTCAAGGAGGACCACCTCCAACAAAAAGTCTGTGAATGGTACTGAGGAAAATGGTGTAAGGCATGGAGACCATGGAGATAGTGACAGTGATTCAGGAAGTGGCACCATTGATCCAGATGGACATGACGAAGAAGAATTAGACGAAGAGAATCATGGTGATGGATCTGACAGTGAAGAGGAGGATGATGATGGGGGTGGACCTGCAtctgatgaggatgatgaagTCCATGTCAGACAGAAGGTTGCAGAGCTGGATCCTCAGGAAGAAGCAAATTTTGAGCTAGATCTCAAAGCTGTTATGCAG GAAAGCATGGAGCAACGCAGGCTAGAGCTGCGAGGCCGACCTGCATTAAATATGACGATACCAATGAATGTGTTTGAGGGTTCCATCAAGGATCATCATGGAAGAGGGGTTGGAGGGGAAAGTGGAGATGAGGCGTTGGATGAAGTCTCTGGAGGAAGCAAGGAGGTGCAGGTGAAAGTTCTTGTGAAGCGTGGtaacaaacaacaaacaaaacagatgTACATCCCTCGGGATTGCTCGCTTATACAGAGTACGAAACAGAAAGAAGCAGCAGAGCTTGAAGAGAAACAAGACATCAAGAGGCTGGTTTTGGAGTATAATGATAGAGAAGAGGAGGAGCTTAATGGATTGGGGAACCAAACTTTGAACTATATGCAGAGTGGGGGCAACAGAGTTGCTGGCCGTGGCAGTAATTGGGAAGGAACTAGTGGTAGAGGTGGTGGAACACGTCATAGATATCATGGTTATTCAGGTGGGGGTGTTTATTACAGCCGGaagaagtaa